One genomic segment of Chitinophaga parva includes these proteins:
- a CDS encoding SusC/RagA family TonB-linked outer membrane protein has translation MNFLTAFLLCALLQVSAAGFGQQRFTLHYEQVAVEKLFERMESGSNFRFLYNDKALKEKMVSLNVTNATLEEIMDNYLPGLQYKVMDNGLVVIAPKEETLRDTRLKGKVVNEQGQALPGVSIRIKGTSMGAVTGADGNFELQVPADATLVFTYIGFLSREIKYTGQESLTVALTQDNGGLNEVVVVGYGTQKREQITTAVASVKAKDFVKGAAQDAGALIRGKVAGLSVTTPDGNPAGATQVNLRGISTIMAAVSPLVLIDGIPGSLNTVAPEDIESIDVLKDGSAAAIYGTRGTNGVILITTKQVNGEMPPTLDINTYATTQHITKRLPFMNAAQYRQLVAEGKPNTKDYGYNTNWLDLVTQTPFSAVYNVSVKGGNKNTSYIANLNYRDLNGIMKRSNQKLITPRLEVNHSMFDGKLKFNGNLTGYQQTYFSGADGASNLNSNTSFRGDVYRNALTYNPTDRPRDSAGNWVEHVEKTDYMNPVSLLEETQGLNKTTDFRMYGTVSLFPVSGLAIRLLGSRDILSTDRGYYETKKQYSTVHDSRNGYASRGAGRKQDDQLELTATYDRTIKDHQFTVLGGYSWRYYDEEDYYMQNWDFPADNFTWNSMQTGLALKRGEAVENSYQTDNKLVSFFGRVNYAFKDKYLLMASIRREASSKFGENYKWGNFPAVSVGWNIKKESFLEASKVVSVLKLRGGYGITGTEPSQSYASLKLLDFNTYYYQNGVWKQSINQSSNPNPDLRWEKKEEGNVGIDFGLFKNVISGSIDLYKRTTRDLLFNYPVPTPPYLYGSILANAAVMQNKGIEIQVNAIPVQTKNFSWNTSVNFSANKNLLVSLSNDAFSIASGYFDAGPTSEPIQQNFTRIQIGQPIGNFWGFKTTGIDDNGHWIIQGKDGKDKSIDDQQADDKQVIGNGMPKRYLAFNNSFAYKNLDLTVTMRGAFGFQIVNAPAMWYATPVSLGRGNVFTSTYAPVYGKRAVADDQSLNYVSYFIENGNYWKIDNITLGYNILLKNKYLKRVRVYVSGGNLITFTKYSGIDPEISTSYGGNALVPGIDDRNRYPATSTYTLGAFLSF, from the coding sequence ATGAATTTCCTCACCGCGTTTCTTTTATGCGCCTTGCTGCAGGTATCGGCCGCGGGTTTCGGGCAACAGCGGTTTACCCTGCACTATGAACAGGTAGCGGTGGAAAAGTTGTTTGAACGCATGGAGTCCGGCAGCAACTTCCGCTTCCTCTATAATGATAAGGCGCTCAAGGAAAAAATGGTAAGCCTTAACGTAACCAATGCCACCCTGGAAGAAATTATGGACAACTACCTGCCCGGCCTGCAGTACAAAGTGATGGACAACGGTCTGGTAGTAATAGCACCCAAAGAAGAAACCCTGCGCGATACCAGGCTGAAAGGCAAGGTAGTGAACGAACAGGGGCAGGCTTTGCCCGGCGTAAGCATCCGCATAAAGGGCACCTCTATGGGCGCGGTAACCGGCGCGGACGGCAACTTTGAGCTACAGGTGCCGGCAGATGCCACGCTGGTATTTACCTACATCGGCTTCCTCTCGCGGGAGATAAAATACACGGGGCAGGAATCCCTCACCGTGGCGCTTACGCAGGATAACGGCGGGCTCAATGAAGTGGTGGTAGTAGGTTATGGCACGCAGAAGCGTGAGCAGATCACCACCGCGGTGGCCAGTGTAAAAGCAAAGGATTTTGTGAAAGGTGCCGCGCAGGATGCTGGTGCGCTCATACGCGGTAAGGTAGCGGGCCTCAGCGTAACCACACCGGATGGTAACCCCGCCGGTGCCACCCAGGTAAACCTGCGGGGCATCAGTACCATCATGGCGGCCGTATCGCCGCTGGTGCTGATAGACGGGATCCCCGGCAGCCTGAATACGGTAGCACCGGAAGACATTGAATCCATAGACGTACTGAAAGACGGTTCTGCCGCCGCTATTTACGGTACCCGTGGCACCAATGGGGTGATCCTCATTACCACCAAACAGGTGAACGGGGAAATGCCGCCTACGCTGGACATTAATACGTACGCCACTACCCAGCATATCACCAAGCGCCTGCCTTTTATGAACGCGGCGCAGTACCGGCAGCTGGTGGCAGAAGGCAAGCCTAATACAAAGGACTACGGCTACAACACCAACTGGCTGGACCTGGTGACCCAGACACCTTTCAGCGCAGTGTACAACGTAAGCGTAAAGGGCGGCAACAAGAACACCAGCTACATTGCCAACCTCAATTACCGCGACCTGAATGGGATCATGAAGCGCTCTAACCAAAAGCTCATCACGCCCCGCCTGGAAGTAAACCATTCCATGTTTGACGGGAAGCTGAAGTTCAACGGTAACCTTACCGGCTACCAGCAAACCTACTTCTCCGGTGCGGATGGCGCCAGTAACCTGAACTCCAACACCAGCTTCCGGGGGGATGTATACCGTAATGCACTGACCTACAATCCTACAGACCGGCCCAGGGATTCTGCCGGCAACTGGGTGGAGCACGTGGAGAAAACAGATTACATGAACCCCGTATCCCTGCTGGAAGAAACACAGGGCCTGAACAAGACCACAGATTTTCGTATGTACGGTACCGTTAGCTTGTTCCCGGTCAGTGGGCTGGCCATCCGGCTGCTGGGCTCCAGGGACATCCTGAGTACGGACCGCGGTTACTATGAAACCAAGAAGCAGTATTCCACGGTGCATGACAGCCGCAACGGCTATGCGAGCCGGGGCGCAGGCCGCAAGCAGGATGACCAGCTGGAACTTACCGCCACGTATGACCGGACCATCAAAGACCACCAGTTCACCGTGCTGGGTGGCTACAGCTGGCGCTATTACGATGAAGAGGATTATTACATGCAGAACTGGGATTTCCCGGCGGATAACTTTACCTGGAACAGTATGCAGACCGGCCTGGCCCTGAAAAGGGGAGAAGCGGTGGAAAATTCTTACCAGACAGACAACAAGCTGGTGAGCTTCTTTGGCAGGGTGAATTATGCGTTCAAAGACAAGTACCTCCTGATGGCCAGCATCCGTCGTGAGGCGTCTTCCAAATTCGGGGAGAACTACAAGTGGGGCAACTTCCCCGCGGTGTCTGTGGGCTGGAACATCAAGAAAGAAAGTTTCCTGGAAGCCTCCAAAGTGGTGAGCGTGCTGAAATTACGCGGCGGCTATGGCATTACAGGCACAGAGCCCAGCCAGTCTTACGCCTCCCTGAAGCTGCTGGACTTTAATACGTATTACTACCAGAACGGGGTGTGGAAGCAATCCATCAACCAAAGCTCCAACCCCAACCCGGACCTGCGCTGGGAAAAGAAGGAAGAAGGCAATGTGGGCATCGACTTTGGCCTGTTCAAGAATGTGATCAGTGGCTCCATTGACCTGTACAAACGTACCACCCGTGACCTGCTCTTCAACTATCCGGTGCCCACGCCCCCTTACCTGTATGGCAGCATCCTGGCCAATGCGGCTGTGATGCAGAACAAGGGCATAGAGATCCAGGTGAATGCTATTCCCGTCCAGACAAAGAACTTCAGCTGGAATACGTCAGTGAATTTCTCTGCCAATAAAAACCTGCTGGTATCCCTGAGCAATGATGCATTTTCCATCGCCAGCGGCTACTTTGATGCAGGGCCTACCAGTGAGCCTATCCAGCAGAACTTTACCCGCATCCAGATAGGCCAGCCCATTGGCAATTTCTGGGGTTTTAAGACCACCGGCATAGATGATAACGGGCACTGGATCATCCAGGGAAAGGACGGCAAGGATAAATCCATTGATGACCAGCAGGCAGATGACAAGCAGGTGATCGGCAATGGTATGCCCAAGCGCTACCTGGCATTCAACAACAGCTTTGCTTATAAGAACCTGGACCTGACCGTCACCATGCGCGGCGCTTTTGGTTTCCAGATCGTGAATGCACCGGCCATGTGGTATGCCACACCGGTGAGCCTGGGCCGTGGTAACGTATTTACCAGCACCTATGCACCGGTGTATGGCAAACGCGCAGTGGCGGATGACCAGTCGCTCAACTACGTGAGCTATTTTATTGAAAACGGGAACTACTGGAAAATAGATAACATCACCCTGGGCTATAACATTCTGCTGAAGAACAAGTACCTGAAACGCGTGCGGGTGTACGTATCCGGTGGCAACCTGATCACGTTCACAAAGTACAGCGGCATTGACCCGGAGATCAGTACTTCCTATGGCGGCAACGCCCTGGTACCGGGCATTGACGACCGTAACCGCTACCCGGCCACATCCACCTATACCCTGGGCGCTTTCCTCTCCTTCTGA
- a CDS encoding FecR family protein has translation MLPTHILELIGKKLSGDATPEELRALAQWETEYPEASHLQALLQSLEPREPTFVQVESGSQLLEKGWTAVSQQLEAPVIAMPHNRRWLKWAVAAVFIGIIVSAAYFGVQRARDAALAAKAPHTEVSTRHGSRSKIELPDGTKVWLNAGSRLTYADDFSSGHREVNLNGEAYFDVVTDPVHPLVVHTPAMSITVLGTRFDVRAYKEDVYAEATLVNGKISVALPGSKPVVLEPLQQFRVDQLGRTQTTIADVAPVAKPAATAAPHLPDSVLTATAWVRNELQFKKEPFDDVMRRLERWYNVNIVVQQPGLHSELVSGSFTTETVTQALKALQYTTSFRYSMRGDTVVIQ, from the coding sequence ATGCTACCTACGCATATCCTGGAATTGATCGGCAAGAAACTTTCCGGCGACGCTACGCCGGAGGAGCTGCGTGCGCTGGCGCAATGGGAAACGGAGTATCCGGAAGCCAGCCACCTGCAGGCCCTGCTACAGTCGCTTGAGCCCAGGGAACCTACTTTTGTGCAGGTGGAAAGCGGCAGCCAGCTCCTGGAAAAAGGCTGGACGGCCGTAAGCCAGCAGCTGGAAGCGCCGGTGATCGCAATGCCGCACAATCGCCGCTGGCTGAAGTGGGCTGTGGCAGCGGTTTTCATAGGTATAATAGTTAGTGCTGCCTATTTCGGGGTGCAACGTGCCCGGGATGCTGCGCTGGCGGCAAAAGCCCCGCATACGGAAGTAAGTACACGGCATGGATCGCGGTCTAAAATAGAATTACCGGACGGCACTAAAGTATGGCTCAATGCCGGCAGCCGGCTTACCTATGCAGATGATTTTTCCAGCGGCCACCGCGAGGTAAACCTCAATGGAGAGGCCTATTTTGATGTAGTGACGGATCCCGTGCATCCGCTGGTGGTGCATACACCTGCCATGAGCATTACTGTGCTGGGTACCCGCTTTGATGTGCGGGCTTACAAAGAAGATGTGTATGCAGAAGCCACCCTGGTGAATGGGAAAATATCCGTAGCCCTGCCGGGCAGCAAACCCGTGGTGCTGGAGCCTTTGCAGCAATTCCGCGTAGACCAGCTGGGCCGTACGCAAACCACCATCGCGGATGTGGCGCCGGTGGCAAAGCCTGCTGCTACAGCTGCGCCTCATCTCCCGGATTCTGTACTGACGGCCACGGCATGGGTACGCAATGAATTGCAATTTAAGAAGGAACCTTTTGATGATGTGATGCGCCGCCTGGAGCGCTGGTACAACGTGAACATCGTAGTGCAGCAGCCGGGATTGCACAGTGAGCTGGTGAGCGGGTCTTTCACCACGGAAACGGTAACACAGGCATTGAAAGCGCTGCAATACACTACCAGCTTCCGTTACAGCATGCGGGGAGATACGGTTGTCATACAGTGA
- a CDS encoding RagB/SusD family nutrient uptake outer membrane protein: protein MKRIAIYLGMALTVGLGACNNNLDEKPYSSVSQNTYNYDDPYNAMGIVYANFRSLYGHVTWNIVQETSSDELVMPANASGWDDGGIYKRMHLHTWNSENPQFLNMWNSIYKGVGDANRVIKQLDDGTIKIPGGFTKENFIAEMRVARACYYWILMDSFGDVPLVTEPLDGLATPADYPGKTKRAAVYKFVVDEINAALPDLTEKIDKSTYGRFNKWAAKALLANVYLNAGVYSGTADWAGCLAQCNDIIGHYNLEPKYRDIFKTDNENSVEIIWAIPFDENRAGGFQPHMYSWHGALRAKADLQTTPWGSGSAMGVTQFINTYDAADQRLPDTWLMGKQYAMDNGQPINGSDGKPLNFTKDIPDGMYTGESEGYRMNKFEVKVGAKTDLSNDFPFFRYAQVLMMKAECLLRAGDADGAAALVTQVRQRDFPGDPAKATVTGTQLKQNSAYQYGLVKNYKITDPGNQDVITYGRFLDELGWEFAWESYRRRDLIRFGVFQKKSWLSHAGDAGDRTIFPLPQQVVNANPKLQ from the coding sequence ATGAAACGCATTGCAATATATTTAGGCATGGCACTCACGGTAGGGTTGGGCGCGTGTAACAATAATCTTGATGAAAAGCCCTACAGCAGCGTGTCGCAGAACACTTACAACTATGATGATCCCTACAATGCGATGGGCATTGTGTATGCAAACTTCCGCTCTTTGTACGGTCACGTGACCTGGAACATTGTACAGGAAACCAGCAGTGATGAACTGGTGATGCCGGCCAATGCCTCCGGCTGGGACGATGGCGGCATTTACAAACGCATGCACCTGCACACGTGGAACTCTGAGAACCCACAGTTCCTGAACATGTGGAACTCCATTTACAAAGGCGTGGGCGATGCGAACCGCGTGATCAAGCAACTGGATGATGGCACCATCAAAATACCCGGTGGCTTTACCAAGGAAAATTTCATCGCGGAAATGCGCGTGGCCAGGGCCTGTTATTACTGGATCCTGATGGATAGTTTTGGCGACGTACCGTTGGTAACGGAGCCGCTGGACGGGCTGGCCACACCGGCAGACTATCCTGGTAAGACCAAGCGGGCAGCGGTATATAAATTTGTGGTGGACGAGATCAACGCGGCATTGCCGGATCTTACGGAGAAGATTGATAAATCTACCTATGGCCGCTTTAACAAGTGGGCTGCAAAGGCGCTGCTGGCAAACGTTTACCTGAATGCAGGCGTGTACAGTGGCACCGCGGACTGGGCCGGTTGCCTGGCGCAGTGCAATGATATTATAGGCCACTATAACCTGGAGCCGAAGTACCGGGATATTTTCAAGACCGATAATGAAAACAGCGTGGAGATCATCTGGGCCATCCCGTTTGATGAGAACCGCGCCGGTGGCTTCCAGCCCCATATGTACAGCTGGCATGGTGCGCTGCGCGCTAAAGCAGACCTGCAAACCACGCCCTGGGGCAGCGGTTCTGCCATGGGCGTAACACAGTTCATCAACACTTATGATGCTGCAGACCAGCGCCTGCCGGACACCTGGCTGATGGGCAAGCAATATGCAATGGACAATGGCCAGCCTATCAATGGCAGTGACGGCAAGCCCCTGAACTTTACCAAGGACATTCCTGATGGCATGTATACGGGAGAGTCTGAAGGCTACCGCATGAATAAGTTTGAAGTGAAAGTAGGCGCCAAGACAGACCTCAGTAACGACTTTCCGTTCTTCCGCTACGCACAGGTGCTGATGATGAAAGCCGAATGCCTGCTGCGTGCCGGTGATGCAGACGGCGCGGCCGCACTGGTAACACAGGTGCGCCAGCGGGACTTCCCGGGTGATCCTGCAAAAGCCACGGTGACAGGGACCCAGCTGAAACAGAACAGCGCTTATCAATACGGGCTGGTGAAGAACTATAAGATCACAGACCCGGGCAACCAGGATGTGATCACGTACGGGCGCTTCCTGGATGAACTGGGTTGGGAGTTTGCCTGGGAATCTTACCGGCGCCGGGACCTTATCCGCTTTGGGGTGTTCCAGAAAAAAAGCTGGCTTTCCCATGCGGGGGATGCGGGCGACCGGACCATCTTCCCCCTGCCGCAACAGGTGGTGAACGCCAATCCAAAACTACAATAA
- a CDS encoding RNA polymerase sigma factor: MAVRFHVMNEQFYLQRIASYADQEAFEWLYNQHALPVFHFVYAILRQKQAAEEIVNDIFVRLWQQRASLPEITHLRAYLLRAGRNGASNHLRSQQQAATIDLDQVSAAHIHFSPSPEQLSISRETAQALSRGIDQLPPKCKLIFKLIKEDGLKYREAAALLDVSVKTVETQMTLALRRLQELLLQAGIPVSR; this comes from the coding sequence TTGGCTGTCAGATTCCACGTAATGAACGAACAATTCTATTTGCAACGCATTGCCAGCTATGCAGACCAGGAGGCTTTTGAGTGGTTGTACAACCAACACGCCCTCCCGGTGTTCCATTTCGTGTATGCCATTCTCCGGCAAAAGCAGGCGGCGGAAGAAATTGTCAACGACATTTTTGTGAGGCTCTGGCAGCAGCGGGCATCACTACCGGAGATCACCCATTTGCGGGCCTACCTGCTGAGGGCCGGCCGCAATGGGGCCAGCAATCACCTGCGCAGCCAGCAACAAGCGGCCACCATTGACCTGGACCAGGTAAGTGCCGCGCATATCCACTTTTCTCCTTCCCCGGAGCAGCTCTCCATTTCCCGGGAAACCGCCCAGGCATTGAGCCGCGGCATAGACCAGCTACCGCCCAAGTGTAAGCTCATTTTTAAACTGATCAAGGAAGACGGACTTAAATACCGTGAAGCCGCCGCCCTGCTGGATGTTTCCGTAAAAACCGTGGAAACCCAGATGACCCTGGCCCTGCGCAGGCTGCAGGAGCTGCTATTGCAGGCCGGTATTCCTGTGAGCAGGTGA
- a CDS encoding tRNA1(Val) (adenine(37)-N6)-methyltransferase has product MGNHYFKFKQFTIHQDRTAMKVCTDACLQGAYTAHYLGGRTDVKQVLDIGTGTGLLSLMGAQQSNAHFTGIELDRQACMQATENFNASPWKARLTAICGDARALESNTLFDFILTNPPFYEDDLKSGDAQRNQAMHATQLRFPALLQVIRKHLKPGGQCSVLLPAAPFGVFKALAEGQGLYLQKLLQVRHREGHPLFRSIGIFGDTQVETEVQEMAIHGEGQQYSPAFTDLLKDYYLYL; this is encoded by the coding sequence TTGGGCAACCATTATTTTAAATTCAAGCAATTCACCATCCACCAGGACCGTACGGCTATGAAGGTATGTACGGATGCCTGCCTGCAGGGCGCTTACACCGCGCATTACCTGGGCGGGCGCACTGATGTGAAGCAGGTGCTGGACATTGGCACCGGTACGGGATTGCTGAGTTTAATGGGCGCCCAGCAGAGCAATGCGCATTTTACAGGCATTGAGCTGGACCGGCAGGCCTGTATGCAGGCCACGGAAAATTTCAATGCTTCGCCCTGGAAAGCCCGGCTCACGGCCATTTGCGGGGATGCGCGTGCTCTTGAAAGCAACACCTTGTTTGATTTTATCCTCACCAATCCCCCTTTTTACGAAGATGACCTGAAGAGCGGGGATGCGCAACGTAACCAGGCTATGCATGCTACACAGCTGCGTTTCCCGGCATTGCTGCAGGTGATCCGCAAACACCTGAAACCCGGTGGGCAATGCTCCGTGTTGTTACCCGCCGCGCCGTTCGGGGTGTTTAAAGCGCTGGCGGAAGGGCAAGGGCTTTACCTGCAAAAGCTGCTACAGGTGCGGCACCGCGAGGGGCATCCGCTGTTCCGCAGCATAGGCATCTTTGGAGATACCCAGGTGGAGACCGAAGTGCAGGAAATGGCTATACATGGAGAAGGCCAGCAGTATTCGCCGGCCTTCACGGATCTTTTGAAAGACTATTATTTGTACCTCTAG
- a CDS encoding NAD(P)-dependent oxidoreductase, translated as MKNQFRIGLIREAKIPQDNRVAFTPLQCHWIQHHYPHVQMIVQPSPHRCFTDAEYQQAGITVAEEMESCDILLGIKEVPATQLIPGKTYLFFSHTKKKQPQNQRMLQEIAEKKITLIDYECLTHADGQRMLGFGFFAGVVGAHNGLMAYGNRTGSFQFKRVHQSHDFQEMIAHYFGVMLPPMKIAVTGSGRVTAGVLEIMGLLGIKYVTPDALIMQEFDYPVYTQLKAGELYLHKTDKTYNRLDFHQHPENYDCKFRPFVRAADILINGIYWDHRIEQLFSWDDLKDPLFRIQVIADITDDASGSIPCNLGDATIEDPVYGVDRLTRARTAPAQPQSVDMMCVGNLPNELPRDASQYFGDQLMKYVFTELLTPTTDLVKRATIMDKGQLTAEFSYLQDYLAGA; from the coding sequence ATGAAAAATCAATTTCGCATTGGACTGATCCGGGAGGCGAAGATTCCACAGGATAACCGCGTGGCCTTTACGCCGCTGCAATGCCACTGGATCCAGCATCACTACCCCCACGTGCAGATGATCGTGCAGCCTTCTCCCCACCGCTGTTTTACGGATGCAGAATACCAGCAGGCCGGCATCACCGTGGCGGAGGAAATGGAAAGCTGCGACATACTGCTGGGCATTAAAGAAGTACCGGCCACACAGCTCATTCCCGGTAAAACGTACCTGTTCTTCTCCCACACCAAAAAGAAGCAACCTCAGAACCAGCGCATGTTGCAGGAGATCGCGGAGAAAAAGATCACTCTCATCGATTATGAATGCCTCACCCATGCGGATGGGCAGCGCATGCTGGGCTTTGGCTTCTTTGCCGGCGTGGTGGGCGCGCACAATGGATTAATGGCCTATGGCAACCGCACTGGCTCTTTCCAGTTTAAACGCGTACACCAATCGCACGACTTCCAGGAAATGATCGCGCACTATTTCGGGGTGATGCTGCCGCCCATGAAAATAGCGGTAACCGGCTCCGGGCGCGTTACAGCGGGCGTACTGGAGATCATGGGCCTTCTCGGTATCAAGTATGTAACGCCGGACGCACTGATCATGCAGGAGTTTGACTACCCGGTGTACACCCAGCTGAAAGCCGGGGAACTTTACCTGCACAAAACAGACAAGACCTACAACCGTCTTGACTTCCACCAGCATCCGGAAAATTATGATTGTAAATTCCGCCCCTTTGTGCGCGCGGCAGACATTCTCATCAACGGTATTTACTGGGACCACCGCATAGAACAGCTCTTTTCATGGGACGATCTGAAAGACCCGCTGTTCCGCATCCAGGTGATCGCAGACATTACAGACGATGCCAGCGGATCCATCCCCTGTAACCTGGGCGATGCCACCATTGAAGACCCGGTATACGGCGTGGACCGTCTTACCCGCGCACGCACAGCGCCGGCACAGCCTCAAAGCGTGGACATGATGTGCGTAGGCAACCTGCCCAATGAACTGCCCCGCGACGCCTCCCAATACTTCGGCGACCAGCTGATGAAATATGTGTTTACTGAATTACTTACACCAACAACAGATCTGGTGAAACGTGCCACCATCATGGATAAGGGCCAACTCACCGCGGAATTTTCTTACCTGCAGGATTACCTTGCCGGTGCATAA
- a CDS encoding alpha-L-fucosidase, giving the protein MRKLTLLAAFLFAAIVHAQEKPGQAAWQAQKYSMFIHFGAIYSTLGGVWEGQPVKRGYSEQIQAYAVVFSDVYAAVAEQFKAPRWNADSIALLAKAAGMRSVVITSKHHDGFCMFHTATTDYNVVDATPFGRDVVKELADACKRHGLRFGLYFSLIDWHYPQASPISSSNSDPITPEHHAYNKAQITELLTHYGPISELWFDMGSNTPAQSRELADLVHRLQPECMVSGRLGNDAGDFCVMGDNDYPDYKIAAPWQTPASIYGETWGYRSWQEHGDAGEKAHEKLESLIKTVSRGGNYLLNIGPRGDGSVVEFEKEVLLRNGQWLERNGDAIYGANASPFETSFPWGEVTVKPGKLYLHLLQQPEGNFITLPRFNGSIKKITLLENHQPVGAKITKGKDGITIVLPAGFQVGNDIKVLELAMAGPYEVLPTHVASLPATLDRRNATPFYSFSGADYNATYRSTVAESWTLQVPAGKTLQPTVTYSAQEQGRSIDMIVDGQSQTITLDKGQPVPLPGNPSAVQWGPAVINGPYWCGLDDLPDMKEQAWQPFPGNAADSTNRFCTHPMDGWWVSRDITAPAAQDVLVGFRSGDGMQVFLNGTLQDVHNNPDRDTVQHSVLLLHLQPGKNKLLVKYWNRFHAYTRWSMDPDIPQQLYRQQLPAVTATGSGAYHMIKVQPHAPVSVHRDMRLPNIVLSMM; this is encoded by the coding sequence ATGCGTAAACTCACCTTACTTGCAGCGTTCCTGTTTGCCGCCATTGTGCATGCACAGGAAAAGCCCGGGCAGGCGGCCTGGCAGGCGCAGAAATACTCCATGTTCATTCACTTTGGCGCCATTTATTCCACCCTGGGAGGCGTGTGGGAAGGGCAGCCGGTAAAGCGGGGCTATAGTGAACAGATCCAGGCCTACGCGGTGGTGTTCAGCGACGTGTATGCAGCTGTGGCGGAACAGTTCAAGGCGCCCCGCTGGAATGCAGACTCCATCGCGTTGCTGGCCAAAGCAGCGGGCATGCGCTCAGTGGTGATCACTTCCAAGCATCATGATGGATTTTGCATGTTCCATACCGCTACCACGGATTACAACGTGGTGGATGCCACCCCGTTTGGGCGCGATGTGGTGAAAGAACTGGCGGATGCCTGTAAGCGGCACGGGCTGCGCTTTGGGCTGTATTTTTCATTAATAGACTGGCATTACCCGCAGGCGTCTCCTATTTCCAGTTCAAACAGTGACCCGATCACGCCGGAACATCATGCGTACAATAAGGCACAGATCACGGAACTGCTCACCCATTACGGGCCGATCTCCGAATTATGGTTTGACATGGGCTCCAACACGCCGGCGCAAAGCCGGGAACTGGCAGACCTGGTGCACCGCCTGCAGCCGGAATGCATGGTGAGCGGGCGTTTGGGCAATGATGCGGGCGACTTTTGCGTGATGGGCGACAATGATTACCCGGACTATAAAATTGCAGCGCCCTGGCAAACACCGGCTTCTATTTATGGCGAAACCTGGGGCTACCGCTCCTGGCAGGAACATGGCGATGCAGGGGAGAAGGCGCATGAAAAACTGGAAAGCCTTATTAAAACAGTAAGCCGTGGCGGCAACTACCTGCTGAACATTGGCCCGCGGGGCGACGGGAGTGTGGTGGAGTTTGAAAAAGAAGTATTGCTGCGCAATGGGCAGTGGCTGGAACGCAACGGCGACGCCATTTACGGCGCTAATGCCAGCCCGTTTGAAACCAGTTTCCCCTGGGGGGAAGTGACGGTGAAACCCGGTAAGCTCTACCTGCACTTGCTGCAACAACCGGAAGGTAATTTTATTACCCTGCCCCGTTTCAATGGCAGTATTAAAAAAATCACGCTGCTGGAAAATCACCAGCCCGTGGGTGCTAAAATAACGAAAGGTAAGGACGGCATCACCATCGTACTACCGGCAGGCTTCCAGGTGGGGAACGATATTAAGGTGCTGGAACTGGCCATGGCCGGGCCTTACGAGGTACTGCCCACGCACGTGGCCTCCCTGCCTGCTACCCTGGACCGCCGGAATGCCACGCCCTTCTACAGCTTTTCCGGTGCGGACTACAACGCTACTTACCGCAGTACGGTAGCGGAGTCGTGGACGCTGCAGGTGCCGGCTGGCAAGACTTTGCAGCCAACCGTCACTTATTCCGCACAGGAGCAGGGCCGCAGTATAGACATGATCGTAGACGGACAATCGCAAACCATCACACTGGATAAAGGCCAACCCGTGCCGCTTCCCGGCAATCCATCTGCTGTGCAATGGGGCCCCGCTGTCATAAACGGTCCTTACTGGTGTGGCCTGGATGACCTGCCGGATATGAAAGAACAGGCATGGCAGCCTTTCCCCGGCAATGCCGCTGACAGTACCAACCGTTTCTGTACCCACCCCATGGACGGCTGGTGGGTAAGCCGGGATATCACCGCTCCCGCCGCTCAGGATGTGCTGGTAGGCTTCCGCAGTGGAGATGGCATGCAGGTGTTCCTGAACGGGACATTGCAGGATGTGCACAATAACCCTGACCGGGATACGGTACAGCACAGCGTATTACTGCTGCACCTGCAGCCCGGGAAGAACAAGTTGCTGGTAAAGTACTGGAACCGCTTCCATGCCTATACCCGCTGGAGCATGGACCCTGATATTCCACAGCAATTGTACCGCCAGCAATTGCCCGCTGTAACCGCCACTGGCAGCGGCGCTTACCACATGATCAAAGTGCAGCCCCACGCACCGGTATCTGTGCACCGGGACATGCGGCTACCCAATATTGTATTAAGTATGATGTAG